In Listeria monocytogenes, the following proteins share a genomic window:
- the dnaE gene encoding DNA polymerase III subunit alpha, with product MGFVHLQVASAYDLLSSTASIDKLIAKAKEYHYPALAITDKNVLYGVVEFYQKCLAADIKPIIGMTVTIQGYLNPINSYELILIAESTAGYHELLKIASAIQTREEGPELPQSWLRAYSSNLIAISPGAKGEIERLLMEENRDGALEAYANLVDIFGKESVYLSAQKENPRLFAKIETFSAEENVPVVATKNVQYLEPKDAQAKEVLTAIRDNRTVDWTTLPLAGPNYFTSQEEMERDWQTDFEKQACFETGELADRCHVEIALDQHLLPRFPLTEGQNAPDVLRQTAYDGLKERDLLGAEYQERLEYELKVITEMGFADYFLIVWDVIRYSREAGVLTGPGRGSAAGSLVSYALRITDVDPIRYNLLFERFLNPERITMPDIDLDFPDNRRDEVISYVVSKYGEAHVAQIGTFGTLAAKAAIRDTARSFGLNSVLLSEWSKLIPSQLGITLQKALQESPRLENHIKSSKENEMIWEVACQLEGLPRHISTHAAGIVISDKPLVEQVALQLGSGDARLTQFAMGELEKIGLLKMDFLGLRNLSLLDRVLKSVNYNRETPLTLADISLEDKKTLKLFQTGDTTGVFQFESDGIRRVLRKLKPTSFEDVVAVDALYRPGPMEQIDTFIARKHGKEKIQYPHPDLAPILEVTYGVIVYQEQIIQVANQMAGFSLGEADLLRRAVSKKKADVLNEERIHFVEGAKSKGYSDASANQVYDMIVQFANYGFNRSHAAAYSKIAFQLAYLKAHFPAAFMSSLLSSVFGNDDKISQYITEAKNYGISMLAPSINHSNYYFQVENESSIRYSFRVIRKVPTKFILEIINERKKAPFRDFFDFCERMPHKMLSETVLEALVFSGCFDEFGEDRATILATIDAVLQYISLLGEDSKGMNLFAEDDDFLKKMKPRYRKTAPISIDEKLEKEKLYTGQYVSAHPVSYYQNKLQNLAITRLANLSSGKNYQVAAYVHEVKSIRTKKGETMCFLTISDDSKELSAVMFPESYRKFANFAQKGEILFLQVKADTRNGELQLIINKAEDLKEIKAPVRLFLKLTEPQQMEQIKPVLTRYKGDSKVIVHQAITKQTAELKNIQVTPSNELQEALVELLGKENVVIK from the coding sequence GTGGGTTTTGTTCATTTACAAGTTGCGAGTGCTTATGATTTGCTTTCTAGTACAGCATCAATCGATAAGCTAATCGCTAAAGCAAAAGAATACCATTATCCAGCCTTAGCAATTACGGATAAAAATGTGCTTTACGGAGTAGTCGAGTTTTATCAAAAGTGTTTAGCGGCGGATATAAAACCAATTATTGGGATGACGGTGACAATTCAAGGTTACTTAAATCCAATTAATTCATATGAGTTGATATTAATTGCGGAATCAACCGCTGGATATCACGAGTTATTAAAAATCGCGAGTGCTATTCAAACGCGCGAAGAAGGACCAGAATTGCCACAAAGCTGGTTACGCGCTTATAGCAGTAACTTGATTGCGATTTCACCTGGTGCCAAAGGAGAAATCGAACGTCTTCTGATGGAAGAGAATCGCGATGGAGCGCTAGAGGCTTACGCAAATTTAGTCGATATTTTTGGCAAAGAATCGGTTTATTTATCTGCGCAAAAAGAAAATCCGCGCCTTTTTGCAAAAATAGAAACATTTTCTGCAGAAGAAAATGTGCCTGTTGTTGCGACAAAAAATGTACAATATTTAGAGCCAAAAGATGCACAAGCAAAAGAAGTTTTAACTGCCATTCGTGATAATCGAACGGTCGATTGGACAACGTTACCACTTGCTGGACCAAATTATTTTACCTCACAAGAAGAAATGGAACGTGATTGGCAAACGGATTTCGAAAAACAGGCATGCTTTGAAACTGGTGAACTTGCAGACCGTTGTCATGTCGAAATTGCTTTGGATCAGCATTTATTACCTAGATTTCCATTAACGGAAGGACAAAATGCACCAGATGTTTTGCGTCAGACAGCCTATGATGGCTTAAAAGAACGAGATTTACTAGGGGCGGAATATCAGGAACGATTAGAATATGAATTAAAAGTTATTACGGAGATGGGGTTTGCCGATTACTTTTTAATTGTTTGGGATGTTATTCGTTATTCGCGTGAGGCGGGAGTTTTAACGGGGCCAGGTCGGGGTTCTGCGGCTGGGTCACTTGTTTCCTATGCACTCAGAATTACGGATGTAGATCCGATTCGATACAATTTGCTATTTGAACGTTTTTTAAACCCAGAACGGATTACGATGCCCGATATCGATTTGGATTTTCCAGATAATCGTCGTGATGAAGTGATTTCGTATGTGGTATCTAAATACGGAGAAGCGCATGTGGCGCAAATCGGCACGTTTGGGACACTGGCGGCAAAAGCGGCGATTCGCGATACTGCGAGGAGTTTTGGGTTAAATTCTGTATTATTATCTGAATGGTCTAAGTTGATTCCAAGTCAGTTAGGTATTACGTTACAAAAAGCATTACAAGAAAGTCCACGTTTAGAAAACCATATTAAAAGCTCTAAAGAAAATGAAATGATTTGGGAAGTAGCTTGTCAACTGGAAGGCTTGCCACGTCATATTTCAACGCACGCAGCCGGAATAGTTATTAGCGACAAGCCACTCGTTGAACAAGTTGCGCTGCAATTAGGTAGCGGAGATGCACGTTTGACCCAGTTTGCTATGGGAGAATTAGAGAAAATCGGCTTACTTAAAATGGACTTTTTAGGACTTAGAAATCTTAGTTTACTCGACCGCGTTTTAAAATCGGTTAACTATAATAGAGAAACGCCGTTAACCTTAGCGGATATCTCTTTAGAAGATAAAAAAACATTAAAACTATTCCAAACAGGCGACACGACAGGTGTATTCCAATTTGAATCGGACGGGATTCGACGCGTACTCCGAAAATTAAAACCAACTTCTTTTGAAGATGTCGTGGCGGTGGATGCGCTTTACCGTCCAGGTCCAATGGAACAAATTGATACATTTATCGCTAGAAAACACGGGAAAGAAAAAATTCAATATCCTCATCCAGATTTAGCGCCGATTTTGGAAGTGACATACGGCGTTATCGTTTATCAAGAGCAAATTATTCAAGTAGCGAACCAAATGGCTGGATTTTCACTTGGAGAAGCAGATTTATTAAGACGAGCGGTCAGCAAGAAGAAAGCAGATGTCCTAAACGAGGAGCGAATTCACTTTGTGGAAGGTGCTAAGAGTAAAGGTTATTCAGATGCTAGCGCTAACCAAGTGTATGATATGATTGTTCAATTCGCGAATTACGGTTTCAACCGAAGTCACGCAGCGGCTTATTCAAAAATCGCTTTTCAATTAGCTTATTTAAAAGCGCATTTTCCAGCTGCATTTATGTCGTCGCTTCTTAGCTCTGTTTTTGGCAATGACGACAAAATTTCCCAGTACATTACCGAAGCAAAAAACTATGGCATTAGCATGTTAGCGCCAAGCATCAACCATAGTAATTACTACTTCCAAGTGGAGAATGAATCATCTATCCGCTATAGTTTCCGTGTTATTCGTAAAGTCCCGACGAAATTCATTTTAGAAATTATTAACGAACGAAAAAAAGCACCTTTCCGAGATTTCTTTGATTTTTGTGAAAGAATGCCACATAAAATGCTCTCAGAAACCGTTTTAGAAGCACTCGTATTTTCTGGTTGTTTTGACGAATTTGGTGAAGACCGAGCGACGATTTTGGCAACTATTGATGCAGTGCTACAATATATTTCGCTACTCGGTGAAGACTCGAAAGGGATGAATCTTTTCGCGGAAGATGATGACTTTTTGAAAAAGATGAAACCACGCTACCGGAAAACCGCGCCCATTTCGATTGATGAAAAGTTGGAGAAAGAAAAATTATACACTGGTCAATATGTTTCAGCGCATCCAGTATCGTATTATCAAAACAAATTACAAAACCTTGCAATCACAAGACTTGCAAACCTTTCTTCTGGCAAAAATTATCAAGTAGCTGCCTATGTACACGAAGTAAAATCAATTAGAACAAAAAAAGGCGAAACGATGTGCTTTTTAACAATTAGTGATGACTCCAAAGAACTGAGTGCAGTGATGTTCCCAGAAAGTTACCGTAAATTCGCTAATTTTGCACAAAAAGGGGAAATCCTCTTTTTGCAAGTGAAAGCAGATACGAGAAACGGGGAACTCCAGTTAATTATTAATAAAGCAGAAGATTTAAAAGAAATAAAAGCCCCCGTACGATTGTTCCTAAAATTAACGGAACCACAGCAAATGGAACAAATTAAGCCAGTTTTAACGCGTTATAAAGGCGACAGTAAGGTCATTGTGCATCAAGCAATAACGAAACAAACTGCTGAGCTGAAAAATATTCAAGTAACGCCATCAAACGAGTTGCAAGAAGCGTTAGTAGAGCTGCTTGGTAAAGAGAATGTAGTCATTAAGTAA
- a CDS encoding bifunctional oligoribonuclease/PAP phosphatase NrnA, with the protein MKSEILQQIKQYETIILHRHVRPDPDAYGSQMGLAEIIRASFPEKKVYSVGNDEVSLQFLGAVDEIADEVYKDALVIVCDTANQERISDGRFNLGKALIKIDHHPNDDAYGDLLWVDTTASSCSEMIAAFWESFSEELILNETAARLLYAGIVGDTGRFLYPSTTEETLLLSSYLVTFPFDRPALYRELYELPKNTVKLSGYILQNFVMDENGAATVYLSDTLLNEFEVDPRDASALVSCIENVEGIKAWIMFIQEGPVFRARLRSKGPVINELAKEYGGGGHPLASGATLHNEEEIKEMTAKLARICAAK; encoded by the coding sequence ATGAAAAGTGAGATTTTACAACAAATAAAACAATATGAAACGATTATTTTGCATAGGCATGTACGTCCTGACCCAGATGCATACGGTTCGCAAATGGGACTTGCAGAAATTATCCGAGCTAGTTTTCCTGAGAAAAAAGTTTACTCGGTTGGGAATGATGAAGTGTCGCTCCAATTTTTAGGTGCAGTAGATGAAATAGCCGATGAAGTATATAAAGATGCGCTTGTAATTGTGTGTGATACCGCGAACCAAGAGCGGATTTCAGACGGGCGGTTTAACCTCGGTAAAGCACTAATCAAAATTGACCACCATCCAAATGACGATGCTTATGGTGATTTACTTTGGGTTGATACGACTGCTTCTTCTTGTAGCGAAATGATTGCTGCTTTTTGGGAATCATTTTCAGAAGAGTTAATTCTAAATGAAACAGCTGCAAGACTCCTCTATGCTGGAATTGTTGGTGATACTGGACGGTTCTTGTATCCAAGTACAACAGAAGAAACTTTACTTCTATCCTCGTATTTAGTAACATTTCCATTTGATCGTCCGGCGCTTTATCGTGAACTATATGAGTTACCGAAAAATACAGTGAAGCTTTCAGGGTATATTTTGCAAAATTTTGTCATGGATGAAAATGGCGCTGCAACCGTTTATTTAAGTGATACGCTTTTAAACGAGTTTGAAGTAGATCCGCGCGACGCTTCCGCACTTGTATCTTGCATCGAAAATGTGGAAGGAATTAAGGCGTGGATTATGTTCATTCAAGAAGGACCGGTTTTCAGAGCGCGGTTACGTTCAAAAGGACCAGTTATTAATGAACTAGCCAAAGAATACGGTGGAGGTGGACACCCACTCGCTTCTGGCGCGACACTGCATAATGAAGAAGAAATAAAAGAAATGACAGCAAAACTTGCGCGCATCTGTGCAGCTAAATAA
- a CDS encoding metal-dependent hydrolase gives MKISFHGQSCIKIITGDTTILVDPFISGNEKCDLKAEEQMPDFIVLSHGHDDHVGDTVEIAKNSGATVICNADLASFLAVEDGLENMAPMHIGGKRQFSFGQVKLTQAFHGSQTVRDGRIVNLGFPTGIVFTIEDKNIYFAGDTGLFSDMKLIGELNPLDVAFLPIGDNFTMGPEDAAIAARFLQAKLVVPMHYNTFPLIAQDPHKFVASLDEGITGKVLEIGESIEI, from the coding sequence ATGAAGATTTCATTTCATGGTCAGTCTTGTATTAAAATAATTACTGGGGATACAACTATTCTCGTAGATCCATTTATTTCTGGTAATGAGAAATGTGATTTAAAAGCGGAAGAGCAGATGCCTGACTTTATCGTTCTGTCGCATGGGCATGACGATCATGTCGGTGATACAGTTGAAATTGCTAAAAATTCAGGAGCAACCGTTATTTGTAACGCGGATTTGGCTTCATTTTTGGCAGTAGAGGATGGGCTTGAAAATATGGCGCCAATGCATATTGGTGGGAAAAGACAGTTTAGTTTTGGCCAAGTGAAGTTAACGCAAGCTTTTCACGGATCGCAGACGGTTCGAGATGGTCGCATTGTTAACCTTGGTTTCCCAACTGGGATTGTATTTACGATAGAAGATAAAAATATTTATTTTGCAGGGGACACTGGTTTGTTTTCTGATATGAAATTAATTGGTGAATTAAATCCGCTAGACGTTGCTTTCTTGCCGATTGGGGATAATTTTACCATGGGACCAGAAGATGCGGCGATTGCGGCACGATTTTTACAAGCGAAATTAGTTGTTCCAATGCATTACAATACGTTTCCTTTAATCGCGCAAGATCCACACAAATTTGTCGCATCGCTTGACGAAGGAATCACTGGAAAAGTACTTGAAATCGGAGAAAGTATCGAAATCTAA
- a CDS encoding Xaa-Pro peptidase family protein yields MEKNIDVLQNWLKDQGAEVAFLTDPENIAYFSGYHSEPHERVLGLAVFPDSEPFLFTPALEVEDVRGGDWTHPAYGYNDTENPFTIIADEIKKRVANPSKFAIEKKHMSVDRYEQLGGLFSGSSFIPIEHKIEQIRLIKTEAELKILKEAALLADYAVQVGVNEIAEGKTEAEIVAKIEYEMKKKGVTAMSFDTMVLTGKNGALPHGTPGETKIKKGDLVLFDLGVVHKGYCSDITRTVAFGDISDEQKKIYDTVLEAQIAAVEKVKAGVKASEIDLTARNIIRDAGFGDYFPHRLGHGLGASVHEFPSITETNNMELQENMVFTIEPGIYVPGVAGVRIEDDLVVTKDGVQVLTEFPKTLQVID; encoded by the coding sequence ATGGAAAAAAATATCGATGTCTTACAAAATTGGCTAAAAGACCAAGGTGCTGAGGTGGCATTTTTGACAGACCCAGAGAACATCGCTTATTTCTCGGGTTATCATAGTGAGCCTCATGAGCGCGTGCTTGGCTTAGCAGTTTTCCCAGATAGTGAACCGTTTTTATTTACGCCCGCTCTTGAAGTAGAAGATGTGCGCGGCGGTGACTGGACACACCCTGCATACGGATATAACGATACCGAGAATCCTTTCACCATCATTGCAGACGAAATCAAAAAACGCGTTGCAAATCCAAGCAAATTTGCTATTGAGAAAAAACATATGAGCGTAGATCGCTACGAACAATTAGGTGGATTATTCTCTGGCAGCTCTTTCATTCCGATTGAACACAAAATTGAGCAAATTCGTCTGATTAAAACCGAAGCCGAACTAAAAATATTAAAAGAAGCAGCCTTATTAGCCGATTATGCCGTACAAGTTGGTGTAAACGAAATCGCAGAAGGTAAAACAGAAGCAGAAATCGTGGCAAAAATCGAATACGAAATGAAGAAAAAAGGCGTAACTGCCATGTCTTTCGATACAATGGTGCTTACTGGTAAAAACGGTGCCCTGCCACATGGTACTCCAGGCGAAACAAAAATCAAAAAAGGCGATTTAGTTTTATTTGATTTAGGCGTTGTCCATAAAGGCTATTGCTCTGATATTACACGCACAGTAGCTTTTGGAGACATTTCCGATGAACAGAAAAAGATTTACGACACTGTTTTAGAAGCACAAATTGCCGCTGTCGAAAAAGTAAAAGCTGGCGTAAAAGCAAGCGAAATTGATTTAACTGCTAGAAATATTATTCGTGATGCAGGTTTTGGTGATTATTTCCCACATCGACTTGGTCACGGTCTTGGCGCGAGTGTCCATGAATTCCCTTCGATTACAGAAACGAACAATATGGAACTGCAAGAAAACATGGTATTTACGATTGAACCAGGTATTTATGTTCCCGGTGTTGCCGGCGTTCGTATAGAAGATGACCTCGTTGTCACAAAAGACGGCGTGCAAGTATTAACGGAATTCCCGAAAACCTTACAAGTAATCGACTAA
- the ald gene encoding alanine dehydrogenase, with protein MLVGVPKEIKNNENRVAMTPASVFSYVNAGHTVYVEKDAGIGSNYQDADFVQAGAKIVETAKEAWDVDMVVKVKEPIASEYTYFKEGLLLFTYLHLANEPTLAKALMESKVNSVAYETVELADHTLPLLSPMSEVAGRMAAQIGAQFLQRTNGGMGVLLGGVPGVEKSEVVIIGGGIAGTNAAKIAAGLGANVTILDMNLKRLRELDDIFGNQVQTLMSNDFNIETAVKKADLVIGAVLIPGAKAPKLVKEHVIKQMIPGSVLVDIAIDQGGIFETTDHVSTHDNPTYEKYGVLHYAVANMPGAVPRTSTLALTNATLPFGLKLANQGLEVAVQNDPFLLRGLNTYQGHITYKAVADSLDLPYTDSKELI; from the coding sequence ATGTTAGTCGGCGTACCAAAAGAAATTAAAAATAACGAGAATAGGGTGGCAATGACTCCGGCAAGTGTTTTTTCATACGTAAATGCAGGTCATACTGTATACGTGGAAAAAGATGCGGGCATTGGCTCTAATTATCAAGACGCTGATTTTGTGCAAGCGGGGGCAAAAATTGTTGAAACAGCTAAAGAAGCTTGGGATGTAGATATGGTTGTAAAAGTAAAAGAACCGATTGCATCAGAGTATACATACTTTAAAGAAGGACTATTACTTTTCACATATTTACATTTGGCAAATGAACCAACGCTTGCGAAAGCTTTGATGGAGAGTAAAGTAAATAGTGTAGCGTATGAAACAGTAGAACTTGCAGACCACACGTTGCCACTACTTTCGCCAATGAGTGAAGTTGCTGGGCGAATGGCAGCTCAGATTGGCGCACAATTTTTACAAAGAACGAATGGTGGTATGGGTGTCTTGCTTGGTGGGGTGCCGGGTGTAGAGAAAAGTGAAGTGGTTATTATTGGTGGCGGAATCGCTGGAACAAATGCAGCAAAAATTGCAGCTGGTTTAGGTGCCAACGTGACCATTCTTGATATGAATTTGAAACGATTGCGCGAACTGGACGATATTTTTGGCAATCAAGTCCAAACGTTAATGTCGAATGATTTTAATATTGAAACAGCTGTGAAAAAAGCTGATTTGGTTATTGGGGCAGTTTTAATTCCAGGAGCAAAAGCGCCCAAACTCGTCAAAGAGCATGTAATTAAACAAATGATTCCGGGATCTGTCCTTGTGGATATCGCGATTGACCAAGGAGGGATTTTTGAAACAACAGATCACGTTTCCACCCATGATAATCCAACATACGAAAAATACGGCGTACTCCATTATGCTGTTGCAAATATGCCGGGTGCAGTGCCGCGGACGTCCACTTTGGCGCTTACTAATGCCACTTTACCATTTGGATTGAAACTTGCTAATCAAGGCTTAGAAGTAGCCGTGCAAAATGACCCATTCTTACTTCGTGGATTAAATACATACCAAGGTCATATTACGTACAAGGCTGTTGCAGATTCACTTGATTTACCTTATACGGATAGCAAAGAATTAATTTAA
- a CDS encoding universal stress protein — MLQQYERVLVAVDGSKEAERAFQKAIQVANRNDAALGLVHVIDTRAFSSVANYDTSMADKATEYADELLSGYKEDALKAGVTKVESYIEYGSPKTAITKEAAKAFQADLIMCGATGLNAVERLLIGSVSEYIIRHSPCDVLVVRNDVPDYKEEK, encoded by the coding sequence ATGTTACAACAATACGAAAGAGTTTTAGTAGCAGTTGATGGATCCAAAGAAGCAGAAAGAGCATTCCAAAAAGCAATTCAAGTGGCTAACCGTAATGACGCGGCGCTTGGTCTGGTACACGTTATCGATACACGCGCGTTTTCATCTGTAGCCAATTACGATACAAGCATGGCAGACAAAGCTACCGAATATGCAGATGAATTACTTAGTGGCTATAAAGAAGATGCTTTAAAAGCCGGTGTAACAAAAGTAGAAAGCTACATTGAGTATGGTTCTCCAAAAACAGCCATTACAAAAGAAGCAGCAAAAGCATTTCAAGCAGATTTAATCATGTGTGGTGCAACTGGACTTAACGCTGTAGAACGTTTGTTAATTGGTAGTGTATCTGAGTATATTATTCGCCACTCCCCTTGTGATGTTCTTGTAGTACGTAATGATGTTCCTGATTATAAAGAAGAAAAATAA
- a CDS encoding acetate kinase yields MEKTIAINAGSSSLKFQLYDMPSERVITAGIVERIGLKDSIFTITVDGEKIKEVIDIPDHEIAVQMLLEKLINHKVIGSYDEITGIGHRVVHGGERFPESVYIDDQVIKDIEALSELAPLHNPANVTGIKAFRKILPDVVSVAVFDTAFHQTMPPASYLYSLPYSYYEDYGIRKYGFHGTSHKYVSERAAELLGRPVEELRLLTCHLGNGASIAAIEGGKSMDTSMGFTPLAGVSMGTRSGNIDPALIPFIMEKTGKTAEQVLDVLNKESGMLGVSGISSDLRDLEDEAAKGNDRAELALQVFVDRIHKYIGSYAARMNGVDAIIFTAGIGENSSYIREKVLRGLEFMGVYWDPALNQVRGEERFLNYPHSPVKVIIIPTNEELMIARDVETIKNNH; encoded by the coding sequence ATGGAAAAAACGATTGCAATTAACGCCGGAAGTTCTTCACTGAAATTCCAATTATATGATATGCCATCTGAACGTGTTATCACAGCAGGGATTGTAGAAAGAATTGGTTTGAAAGATTCTATTTTTACAATTACAGTAGACGGAGAAAAAATCAAAGAAGTTATTGATATTCCTGACCATGAAATTGCTGTTCAAATGCTACTTGAAAAATTAATTAATCACAAAGTTATCGGTTCTTACGATGAAATCACTGGAATTGGTCACCGTGTTGTTCATGGTGGAGAAAGATTCCCTGAATCCGTTTATATTGATGACCAAGTAATTAAAGATATTGAAGCTTTATCTGAACTTGCGCCACTTCACAACCCAGCGAACGTTACTGGTATTAAAGCATTCCGCAAAATTTTACCTGATGTTGTTTCGGTAGCTGTTTTTGATACAGCTTTCCACCAAACAATGCCGCCAGCAAGCTACCTTTACAGCTTGCCATATAGCTACTATGAAGACTACGGTATCCGTAAATACGGTTTCCATGGTACAAGTCACAAATATGTATCCGAACGCGCTGCAGAACTTCTAGGACGTCCTGTAGAAGAGTTACGTTTACTTACTTGTCACCTTGGTAATGGTGCTAGTATCGCTGCAATCGAAGGCGGAAAATCAATGGATACTTCCATGGGATTCACACCACTAGCTGGTGTTTCTATGGGAACTCGTTCTGGTAACATTGACCCAGCGCTTATTCCTTTCATCATGGAAAAAACTGGTAAAACAGCAGAACAAGTACTTGATGTGTTAAACAAAGAATCCGGTATGCTTGGCGTATCTGGTATTTCAAGCGATCTTCGTGATTTAGAAGATGAAGCAGCAAAAGGAAACGACCGCGCAGAACTTGCACTTCAAGTTTTCGTTGACCGTATCCATAAATACATTGGTTCTTATGCAGCTCGCATGAATGGTGTAGATGCCATTATCTTCACAGCTGGTATCGGTGAAAATAGTTCATACATCCGTGAAAAAGTACTTCGTGGTCTTGAATTCATGGGCGTATACTGGGATCCAGCACTTAACCAAGTGCGCGGAGAAGAAAGATTCCTTAACTATCCACACTCCCCGGTAAAAGTTATCATCATTCCTACAAACGAAGAATTAATGATTGCTCGTGATGTAGAAACAATTAAAAACAATCACTAA
- a CDS encoding class I SAM-dependent methyltransferase, which yields MANEATQELFQVLDNTAIILQNELEISYLEAVYETGENLFQKEVLQKEELSSEKQLKLQASYESIELENFSNEEIRKGLQLALLKGMKHGIQVNHQMTPDSIGFIVAYLLEKVIQKKKNVSILDPACGTANLLTTVINQLELKGDVDVHASGVDVDDLLISLALVGADLQRQKMTLLHQDGLANLLVDPVDVVISDLPVGYYPDDENAKTFELCREEGHSFAHFLFIEQGMRYTKPGGYLFFLVPDAMFGTSDFAKVDKFIKKNGHIEGIIKLPETLFKSEQARKSILILQKADVDVKPPKEVLLANLSSLTDPSVTAPILAEIENWFKRKR from the coding sequence TTGGCAAATGAAGCAACGCAAGAATTATTTCAAGTGCTTGATAATACAGCTATTATCTTGCAAAATGAGCTTGAAATAAGCTATTTGGAAGCGGTTTATGAAACAGGAGAAAATCTGTTTCAAAAAGAAGTTTTACAAAAAGAAGAGTTGTCTTCTGAAAAACAATTGAAATTACAAGCGTCTTACGAAAGTATCGAACTTGAGAATTTCTCAAATGAAGAAATCCGCAAAGGTCTTCAATTAGCACTACTAAAAGGCATGAAACATGGTATTCAAGTGAACCACCAAATGACGCCAGATTCCATTGGTTTTATAGTGGCATATTTGCTTGAAAAAGTAATTCAAAAGAAGAAAAATGTTTCTATTTTGGATCCAGCCTGTGGCACTGCAAACCTTTTAACAACAGTGATTAATCAGCTAGAATTAAAAGGCGATGTAGACGTTCATGCGAGTGGTGTAGATGTAGATGATTTGCTTATTTCGCTTGCACTAGTAGGAGCGGATTTACAACGACAAAAAATGACATTGCTGCATCAAGATGGTCTGGCTAATTTATTAGTTGATCCCGTAGATGTCGTAATTAGTGATTTACCTGTTGGGTATTATCCGGATGACGAAAATGCAAAAACATTTGAACTTTGCCGTGAAGAAGGGCATTCATTTGCACATTTCTTGTTTATAGAACAAGGAATGCGCTACACAAAGCCAGGAGGATATTTATTCTTCTTGGTACCTGACGCAATGTTTGGGACTAGTGACTTTGCTAAGGTGGACAAGTTTATCAAGAAAAACGGTCATATTGAGGGAATTATTAAATTGCCTGAAACACTGTTTAAGTCTGAACAAGCACGAAAAAGCATCTTGATTTTACAAAAAGCGGACGTAGATGTAAAGCCGCCAAAAGAAGTTTTATTGGCCAATCTCTCTTCGCTAACAGATCCGAGCGTAACTGCACCGATTTTAGCTGAAATAGAGAACTGGTTCAAAAGGAAACGATAA
- a CDS encoding helix-turn-helix domain-containing protein → MSKGKYIHFDTLVSAKTGDIVAIQDILNQFRGYIISRSLRTAYRPDGSLYQYIDTDVQHKMETDLIEAIYKFEIR, encoded by the coding sequence GTGAGTAAAGGAAAATACATACATTTTGATACTTTAGTATCAGCTAAGACAGGTGATATCGTGGCTATTCAAGACATTTTAAATCAATTTCGTGGATATATCATAAGCCGCTCTCTGCGAACGGCTTACCGACCGGACGGCTCACTCTACCAATATATTGACACCGATGTTCAGCACAAAATGGAAACCGACTTAATTGAGGCCATCTATAAATTTGAGATTCGTTAA
- a CDS encoding flavodoxin family protein, with protein sequence MHLLIINGSPRKSGATAKILTYIHEKLCTMDSELEITHIDLSNYNLKLCVGCMGCYKTGYCFIQDDGVERLRSLIDQCDGLILGSPTYTSNVSGYLKILMDRGYFIFEQLLRNKPCFSVITYENAGGKKAQKILNEFIHYSGGSVSGHYRKKLNHGSEVLNKATEKTIDRKCAQYLVRAKRTMSLSVLEIVMRAIVFHVGLRRHAMKNPVRYKAVIDRWNNKGYTQTR encoded by the coding sequence TTGCATTTACTCATCATAAATGGCAGTCCTCGCAAAAGTGGTGCTACCGCAAAAATTTTAACCTATATCCATGAAAAACTCTGCACAATGGATTCGGAACTTGAAATAACGCACATTGATTTAAGCAATTATAATTTAAAATTGTGTGTGGGTTGCATGGGCTGCTATAAAACTGGATATTGCTTTATTCAAGATGATGGAGTGGAAAGATTACGCAGTCTCATCGATCAATGCGATGGCTTGATTCTTGGAAGTCCAACCTATACCAGCAATGTATCCGGGTATTTAAAAATTCTAATGGATCGTGGGTATTTTATTTTTGAACAACTTCTTAGAAATAAACCATGTTTCTCTGTTATCACTTATGAGAATGCGGGTGGAAAAAAGGCACAAAAAATTCTAAATGAATTTATACACTATTCTGGTGGCTCGGTTAGCGGACATTATAGAAAAAAGCTGAATCACGGTTCAGAGGTATTAAACAAGGCAACTGAAAAAACCATAGATAGAAAATGTGCACAGTATTTGGTCAGAGCAAAAAGAACAATGTCTTTATCTGTTCTTGAAATTGTGATGAGAGCTATTGTTTTTCATGTAGGACTTCGCAGACATGCAATGAAAAATCCAGTTCGCTATAAAGCAGTTATTGATCGTTGGAATAACAAAGGCTATACCCAGACGAGATAG